The Ptychodera flava strain L36383 chromosome 16, AS_Pfla_20210202, whole genome shotgun sequence region ccctaaattaacttcacacaactaaatgctctacaccacaattagatatctgtcgggtcagtctctgcagcagatttcatcacatttggtgcagttattttgagttatatcactaattacaaaacttcataaaatatgcaaattaccgatttgttaacttgacactgccaaatgcttctcagtacaattagatatttatcaaatcaatatctgtacctaatttcactgacttgggtgccgtaatttcaaagttatatacataattacaaagttcattaaatatgcaaatgaacccttaattaatgtcacactactaaatgctttacactacagttagatattagTTGGATcattatctgcagcagatttcatcacatttggtgaagttttaacggagttatatgactaattacagaccttcataaaatatgcaaatgagctatttatcaacttgacacttcctaatgcttctaagtataattagatatatatcagatcaatatttgttgcaagtatcatcaagtttaatGCAGGaaattcagagttatctcactaataacaaaagttcattaaatatgcaaatgagaagataattgacatgacactcacagtatcatcattatgttcttagattgtcatctgtgaaaagtttcatgaaattttgtgcagtattccttgatatatgtctacactgtaattaccgtctccatagggaaaccattgtacggaaaaaaacgatattgcataacttcattaatatgcaagccacactaaccaaaatctaatcagttcttgcaagtagcatatggtacctgtgtactaaatctgacttgaatccgttcaggcgtttttgagttatcgtgtaaacagacagacagacagacacacacacacacacacacacacacactaacacacacacacacacacacggacagacagacagacatcgctatgacaatagcccacgtgtttacacacgtgagctaaaaaaccCCCTAGAAGTTACAATGCAGTGAAGCTACTCTTATTTTTCCCTACAAATAGGCGAAAAAtctaaacaaaacacaaaaatcaaataaagtcaATAAGTCGCAAATCTCCTTAGTAAACAAGAGGTAACAATATTGTCTGAAGCATTAAATAAgtggtgggtgggtgggtgggtatTAAAGCTGGCTGCTACTGCTGCTTGCTAGAACCATCTTCTGTTGCTGCATGTAATAGCTGATTGACTATGTAATTCAAAACTCCCGCTTAAATACACTAGTCATTTATTTAGGCAAATGTGACCTATAACAATGTTTGGTTGATTTACTCTGTGATAGGCTAAGGAAGATATAAGCTATGTAAATGTGACATTACATGGTTCTCTGAAATAAACATCATACACCAATAGAATATACAGGCAAATGTGACCTTTATGAATGTGTCTCTAATTGGCTAATACAGGTAATCTATGTTAATGTGACATTTATGGTTCTCTGAAATGAACAAAAGAAATCAATAAATTATGCAAGCAAATGTGACCTTTAGACCGACTGGTTGATCTAGCCTCTGATTGGCTAGTAATGAAAGTTATGTAAGCATACATGTTCTGAGGAATAAACAAGTGACCCCTGGAGGGGCTACACTAGAGTTTGAAACACGTTAAAAATTAACTATGCCATAATCCTCCTACAGAGTAGAACAAAGGGCATcccttttttgctcacgtgttgacacacgtgggcatatgtcgcagcgatgtctgtctgtctgtctgtctgtatgtctgtctgtctgtctatgtactcaataactcaaaaacagctcatcagatcagaataaTTAAtgaatctggtacatagattgggtttgaaaatggcaagaactgattagtttttggtgggtgtggcttgcttactttttgctcatttgcataattaatgattttagaaaaaacggatatatattgacaacaactgcacacaatttgatgagattcgctacaaatgttgatcacatcaggATATATCAGCTAATAAAGGTATGAAGGGGttacataaaagataatggataatttacatatttaataaccTTCctcattagggatatatatctgatttgacttgatcaaaattgacaaaacttgttatggtatgtatattgaagatactatgatttaacattattgaaagtcattaagcatttttacttcatcaaactcttaatttgcatatttaatggacttttgaaattagggatatttatttgaattgactcgaccaaaattgataaaacttgctatgtacataaaaGATACTATGATCTAACATTTtggaaagtcattaagcatttttacttcagccaaatacttatttgcatatttaataaactttcctaattagatatatatatataatatatatctgaattgactcgaccaaagttaatgaaacttgctatgtacattgaagatacaatgatataacattattgaaaatcattaagcagttttacttcagccaatttctaatttgcatatttaatgaactttcctaattaggcatgtttatctgtattgactataccaaatttgacgaaacttgctatgtacattacagatactatgatacaacattgaaagtcattaagaatttttatttcagccaattccttatttgcaagtttaatgaactttcctaattaagggtATTTATatgtcttgactagaccaaagttgacgaattgctttTTACATGAAATATATTATGATACGAGATTATTGagagtcatttaacatttttacttcagccaattcctaatttgcattttaatgagaacatttcagtcaattcctaatttgcatattttaatgaactttcctgattggggatatatacttggatttagaattaatctgtggtgaatattatccattatgttgatcataacactttcaatgaagttgcaaacatgtggcgaaGGTTCAAAtgtacacataactgcaatatataatgaaacacgtgagcatttacagttcatatctggtttaaaaCGGCGTTGGTAACTTTACGTACATTTAATCGGCGTGACTTGCGGAAAATGTTTTAGTGCCTCTATATCAAGACACGAATGCATGCCGAATTAACATTTTTTCATGGTAGGAAATTTGgcatttttatcaaaagtaaAGAACCCTTTTCGATGTCTTACTACTTAATACCATCGCTTCATTGTAATACAGTTATGAACTCTGATATGAAAAACCTGCAGTATACATTTCTCCTTCTGTCGCAGTTAGATATACAACATAATCTTTCAGTCCTATGTTTTGACAACAATGAGAACATTGACCCTTCAAATTTCATGCGAAAATTTCATCATGCATATGTCTACAAATTACAATGACATTATTCTGGGCAGCATTTGAACCAACTTTACTTGACCAGCGGTTTAATAGAAGCATTGTTTTCATCATACATAAGaaataaatgtcaatgaaaagttaaatctgcaattttcaTCGTAATGTCGAAATATTTTAGATTTGACGACGAatgaaaattgtacaaatttgtcATTAAAAAGCATGCTAAATAACATGTTTTCtcaaaacaataacaaaaccATGGTTACCGtacattttgttatttatgaAAGCTAAACCTTTGTCTCAACTCAATGCTACATAAACATGACGACATATCTAAACCAATCACATTTGCTCTGGTAGATTTTGAGTTATTGGGTCATCAAATTCGATCAACATATAGATGGATAGCGGGACAGATTGGTAGATTCACAGACAAactgacacacaaacacaagGAGTGACAGAGTGATGACATGGGCTTCGAATGAGCCTTTGACATAAGGGAGGCATTattatttacagcctgggggtcggaggaatctgagggggagTCACTCAAAAATTCAAGCTACAAGGGGTCGCTCAAAAAGTGGAGAGAAACAAGGgggtactcaatttttggtgcaaaattgaAAACCTCTCACATTGCACCGTTGCACACAACCATTGcacacattaatttctcaaaatttgtgatgtcagaggggacaccccctctcgtgctctcccccttcgGGTGTTCTAAAAGTTttatttagtaaaaaaaaaaccttcAAAACATGATGGTGGACAGTATACTTCAACTACAAAGTCTGTATGAACTGTAAAAGTACCAAAAGGCAAGGAAAACTTCCTTGGGCCACGTGATGTAGGATCTTTTCAGCAGAAGCTTTCTCAACAACCTTTGTGTGTCTTTATCTGGAATCGGTTCCAGCGAGAGTAAGACTACAACATCTCTCCTGTCTTCAAACAGTCTATGATGGGCcatttgcatttcaaaatgacaccattcactTTTCACGAAATTGGGACTCAAGACTAACACAGTCTTTCTGCTGTTTTCTATGCTATCCAGGATGTTATCGATAATGGCTTTACCAGGGATGAAGTCTTTATAATGGACACAAATCTTAAACTGGGTGTTACAGTTTTCTTCCAAATGGGGTACCAGTGTGTGCTGTACCCATTGTTCATCACCACtattgaaagaaataaaagCATCGTAGTCTTTCTCTGGTTCAGGTATTCTGGTATAACCATTTACTTTGCATCTTATCAGAAAGATAGCATATTTGATGTGCCATCTGTAATATACACCCATGGCCACAATGACTGCCGCCAGAGTAGCAAATAAGGCCAAGCCAACAGCCAAATATACGTGTGTCAGAGACCGGCATACCAGTGTAGATGGATCAAAGTCCCTGACAAGCATAACACCACGTGGACTTGAAGGAGACGTGCAGGTAACTGTGTGAAAATTGAGCAGATCCACTGTCTTGTCTGACACAATCCAGTTTCTAAACCATACTAAATCACAGCTACATGTGAACGAGTTTTGGGAGAAATCGATGTACCGCAATGACAGCAGATTTTTCGAATCAATGTCTTCCTCTTTTATGGTACGTAATTTATTCCCTGAGAGACGGAGAGTATGCAAGAGTGGCAACTGCCACACGTGTCCAGTGATTTCCTTAATGTCGTTGTTCGTCAGATCCAAATGCACAAGAGacgtaagggaccgttcagtttttacggccgggggggcccggcaaaatccagggggggggggtcatcataattttggaatccaagaaggggggggtcatcactttttcactggtaggaaaggggggggtcaccacattttcaaaaacataatacctacaataaagtccactttatgccatggccatgattgaccctctttaccggcggggagccttcggcggcccaatacaataaatatactttatgtattacccatgaccctcttagcgggcagacgcctttggcggcccactccaattaggtttacttcatgcaatggccatgatcgaccctctttaccggcgagccgcctgcggcggcccactacaataaattgacttaattGTAATACCctatgaccatcttaacggccggaccccttcagcggccctgttcagtaaagtttacttcatgcaatggccatgattgaccctctttttaccagtgggccacctttggttgcccactagaataaagttgactttacgtaatggcccatgaccctcttaaccggagggctgcctttggcgaaccactccaattaagtttactttatacaatgtccatggacataagttgtctatggaaatgaagttaaaattgccgtacagtcgtcctaattaacagacgtttgcatggatgtggctaagaagtttgtacactggcatctctgctacacgaataaagtgcgctgcgtactggagttcaaatccaaaccgtgcgggtaaatttgacatatgggttttggttatttttcagcgggggggggggggggggtcatcaaattttttcgtctgacaaagggggggtcatcattttttcgcgaaaaatgcaggggggggtccatcatttttttgaacaccggcgacaagattttgccggcccccccccggccgtaaaaactgaacggtccctaacacCCACAAAAGCATCTCTGTCTAGCGCATCAATTCTGTTATTTGGAAGCTCTAGGTTTGTTAGCTTTGGCATTGAACTGAGCATATCTCGGTCGAGCGACATCCGACTTCCAGATATATGCAAAATGTGGATATTTGGGAAAAAcagttgatattttttccaGCTCAGGACCATGTCGTAACCTTGTGGGTTGACGAGATGCAACTCTTCAATTGATCGAACGTTGATCAGTAAACGTAAATCAGTCCCATAATCGCTAAGTTTCAAACGCTTCAACTGGTGAAGCTGGGACAGAGAGGAGGTGTTTTTGTACTGACCCTCTACAAGCTCATTTCCTGTCAAATCCAGGCTTACAAGATTTGTCAAACTTGACAGTTCATCCACTAAATTTGCAAGCTGGAAGAAGCGATTTCCACTCAATTCAAGGTCTTTTAAACCTGTCATGTTGCGGAAAATAACTGCACTGGAGTCTCCAACCAGGTTTTGGCTGAGATATAAAGATTCTATGTTGCACAAGCTTTTGAAAGGGTCTTTCCTCAATGTTTCAAATTGGTTTCCGATGAGATTCACCTTAGTTAACTTGCATGATTCAGTATTAAAGTAGTTCAGATTAGGAACTTCTGTAAGTGCATTGAATGACAGGTCAAGTTTTCTGAGTTCTTTCAAACCCCCGAATGCATTTTCGGCAACTAATGCACTGACCAGCTGATTGTGTGAGAGTATAAGTACTCTTAGATTTGTGAAGTTTACAAAGGTGTCATTATCTATTCCTATAATACCAAGACGCATAAAAGTGAGAGTTTTGATGTTTCTTATTCTCTCATACGAAGCCTGGAAATATGCAGGGGAAAGAACACGGCCAATCAGGCCATCATGCCGTCCAAGATACAGGTTTTCACATTCCGGAGGGAAAGATAGTAGGTTTTTCAATCCAGTATGAGTCAGCCCTCGGTTTTGATGGAAAAGAAAGTTCCCGGTTCTCAGGTTCTTATATGATGTGTTTGTGATATTGAGGCTGACACAATTTGTCGTTCGGGAATTGCTAGATGGGTAGCAACCGTTCATCGCGAATTCCTTCAGCTTTGACTTGTTATTGAAATTTCCCTTGAACTCAATGTTGCCCATAAACTTCCCACCTAAATACAGCACCTCTAAGTTTGGAACAGCAAGAGCATCATTGGGTATCTTCTTCAGGCGTGATGGTGAGAGATACAGCTCCTTTAGTTTGGAAAGCTTGCTGAATGTGTTGGGTTTTAGCTGTTCAATCTGGCTATAGGACAAgttcaatattttcaagtttgtaaGGTGATCGAAAGCATCTTCATCAACGTCAGTGAAACAGTTTCCACCAAGCAACAGTTCTTCAAGCCTTTCAAGTGGCTCTAACACATCCTTGCCAAGAGCAGTGTTGCCTAGACCAAAATAGCTAAGATCCAGCGTGATTAAAGCAGACAGGCCATTGAGCATTTGGGGACTCAGAATAAGGCGGTGTCcatgtttgcagtcagttcCTGCCTCTAAAAAGTTGGCGTTCTTTTTCAAGGAAAGAGTTTTAAGATGTCCCTGATTGCAGAAGGCGTTACTATTGATATCTGTTATCTTGTTACTCACGATCAAAAGTTCCTCTAACTTGCTCAGCTTTCCAAAAGTTGAATTTGTTACGATGGATATTCCACCGTCGATGATCGTTAGGTGTGTAAGGCTGCTGGGCAAAGTGTCAAAGAAGTCCTGGCCAAGCAGGGTCGGACACCACGCTGCATTGTAGTGCACATGGGTGTTGTTGAACACCTTCCAAGCTGGAATACCACATGAAAACTTAGTCAACACAGAAATGTGACACGCAGCCAGGAAGAAATGTACGACCTTCAAGAAATCCATTTTAACTCAGGGAGAGGTACTTCTCAAATGATTTGTTAATATCAACAGTAATTCAAATACCTCTTACTCCTAACATCACCTGGCACACGCCCAGCCCCAATGAAGTACTTACGTGGCATTGTTAGGACGACCTAACAATACGCGATCGCATAGTTTAACAATACTACAAAAGATGTAAAAAGGCGCCCTTTTATAAATTACAGTCTCCAGGTAGTAAATATATTAACATCAATTACATACACTTCTCCTTTTTTCTGCATACTATACATTTTGCGCATGCTTGATACATTTAGGGAAGTGCTAATAAACATATTGACATCAATGGCATACAATTttcaagtcatcgttgatgacacagtccccacttgttaatgggtattttgattacaggtcctcagagaggatagagtcctcttcattaggtctgtgataaaaaatacttttgaatgaattcgcttgatacatgtctgagttatggttcaggacatgaaaaaaatcgtaacaaaatggtcgcacagtggccatattggatcgcatcacaaaacaaattgatgtgcatagctatgacattggtcgatgtccttgtaccaactttgaataaaattggtcgaaacatgcggatatgcctgagaaatggctctgtacatgaaaaaatcgtaataaaatggccgcctggcaaccatattggatcgtatcacaaaatagattgatgtgcatatgtatgacataggtcaatgtccttgtaccaactttaaataaaatcagttgagatatgcctgagttatggctctgtacatgaaaaaatcgtgataaaatggccgcacaacGACCatttggatcatatcacaaaacaaattgtcgtgcacagctatgacatttgtcaataagcttgtaccaactttgaataaaatcggttgaaaagtgcctgagtaatggctctgtacatgaaaaaatcgtaataaaatggccgcctggcggccatattggatcgtatcacaaaacaaattgacgtgcatatctatgacattggtcaatgtccttgtaccaactttgaataaaatcagttggaacatgcctgagttatggctctgtacatgaaaaaatcgtaataaaatggccgcctggcggccatattggatcgtatcacaaaacaaattgacgtgcatctgtatgacatatgaagtaatccttgtaccaagtttgaatgaaatcgctccaggcatctcagagatatctgcgtgaacggacggacggacggacgcacgcacgcacggacatgaccgaacctataagtccccccggacggtgtccgtggggactaattaatcCTAATCTTACAAGTCAATGCTCTGAAATACTTTAAAACACTCTGAATTAGCTTCATGCTTTTTCATCAATTTCTGATTGTCATTGCAATCAGCAGGTTTTTAATTCAGTTGAAAAGCCatcttgaccaaatatggcaattCAGAGGCATCTTAAATTAGCAATTTTATACACTtagcaaaattagccaaaaAAGAATACTAGTTAGAAAGACTTTTCCCACAGTATTCTTTTCAATTTGCAGTGTTGTTTTGCCCAtggagatcagaaattctgttcAAACTACCACATATCTGTGGGTGTGATTCTAAAACTGATATTTGGACAATTTGCTTGATTACCTTCATATGTTCTAGAAATAATTTTATCCAGCATAAAACACTTTCATTACATGAAAAAACAATTTGTTAATATGTGAATCCCATCACGTCATCGTGTTGTGATAATGAGATCGCTGTGAGTAACATCATCCAGTATTCATGGCTTGGTTACTTCGGCATAGCACAGTATTGTTTCGGGGGAGGGTCTCTACCCAAAAAACAGATCCTGGCTTGCAAAGGTTTTGTTTCATGGATGGGTCTCTGCCCAAACACCTTTGCCTACAGAAGCTGTAGAGTTCCATCAAGTCCAATAAATCATAGCCATTTTTCTGTCACAATagtaatgaacttttgaaatgctATGACGGTCAAGTTTATGATTATAATTGACAAAACGGACATGTTGTAGACTTTACATGTACGACAGAACAACACCTAACCAAGACTTACTTTTCAAATGATGACTGCATTTACTAAGTTCAAAAGAGTTTAGAGACCATTCACAAAATTAGAAACTGACATCCACATGTATTGAGAAAATTTTGTAAGGTCCCCTCCTCCCCAACGTTTTAAACATAACACAACATTTTACGGCAAGGAAGTATGCAAATTTCTTCAGCAAATAAAATCTTATTGTGCAATTGCAACATGCACAGTGCACATCAAAACTAAGGGACCGTGGATAATAAAAACACACGCACGGTTAACAaaacttctgtgtttaggggaCGGGGAGGCGGTTTGGCTGTAAAGTCGGTAGTgtatgcgtgatttcatagcAACGTAATCGCAGATTGTtggatgcagatacagaatgagccttggttggattttcgcacttccaaacttttgttTAGGGGAGGAGGGTTTAGGACAATcgcacttagtttcgtttaccgtatgcatgttttaattatccacggcccctcaGAGCATGACAATGTTTCAGAACATACACAGAATACAGGGATGCTTGACAAATTGTTGAACCTTGAACATTTTTATTCcaatatatataaacatttgcaacaaacaaGTAGATCATTCATTTTGATTTGGTTAAACATTCATTAAAATTGACAcattaaaaacatttcattcataatAATATCCTGTAAATAAAAGCACCAGCTGCACAATACAACATGAATAATACATGTTAATATCTTCATATAATGGGGAGTGTAGGTACACTTTAAAGCCTCTTACATGTAATATTATTACATAGCGTAATTACTATCAATTTTTATACATCTTGATAGACTAACTGTTCTGAAGTTGTCAGTGTAGGACTGAAATAATCACTAGGTAACCAAACAGGGGACAAACATACATTCCATTTTCATCGTGTCAGTAATTTGACATAACTGCTGTGCTAGTCTTAAAATGGACTTCCGCTGTTAAATAGCTGAACTTACAGTCATGTGTAAAATTGGTAATGTATTGTCTTGTGTAAAATATTGCCCTGTATTTCCTACCCAGTCATCTGTTGCACATGTAACTTACCAATTGATGCTTGAAAAGACAAATATTCCTGATTCACTTGTACACAGTACAGTTGTCAGCGATACAATATACAGCTGTCTTGAGCATATCGATAGTTTGCATCACAGGGAAGAGCAATTCTTCAATAAGAAGTACAATAACTGAAGCGATTGCATTGTCGTTTGCCAAAAAAAGGCACTTCCAGGAAAAGAATGGAGAAATTCCAGCTACTGACTGCAAAAATTAAGGAATGATAGATGAATTTGTGTACTTTATGACTTACAAGTAGACTATAAAGAGCCTATCACTCTTGGCAGTTTGATTGTTTCTCAAGCCATCTAAGGCTGACTGCACCATGGGGATGATCATTTAGTCACTCAAATTTCACAACACTTTTGCTTGTCCATTGCTTGTGTTGGCTCACTTTGAAGTCAGTGACGCAGATGAAGTTTCCAGtttcttgtttttgtgtttcaatCTCCCCAGTTGAGTTAAAATACAGTGTAGCAAccattttaagtttcaaatattggtaaaattttggtAATTTGCTGCTCTCATGCAACACATGGCAGGGTGATTgctgatatttattgttgttaagAGCATGGTCAACAGTTTCCTTCTGAAGAGTATGAacaaaagttaaagttattatCTTGAGTATGATGAAGATAGTTGGAAAGCTAAATAGTGGTATTGAAGAAGTTTTGGTGATTATCTAGGCAAATATAGTAAAGGTACCATAAGTGAAGGTTTTAAAATCCCAAAGAACAGAGTTTCTGGATAGCAATCAAATTTCAGAACCTTAAAGCTGATCAGAGATAGATATTTCTGGTTTAACATGCAGAAACTTTTGACATCACCTCTCAAGGAACATCAATTGCTCTCTGTGTAACAGACAGTACTAAGTAGAAGAAATTCACTGCCtctccaaatttgaaaatttctgagACCGATGTTGATTACAGGTAAGTTATCAATGCACATGTACTCAGATATCCCTAGATGATTAAAATATTATCCTGAAAGAACTGAACTTTCCAATGAATTTCTGAAAGCCGTCCAACTGTTTTACTGTAACTTTTCAACCCAGCTGCTCACTCATGATCCTCTTTTGGCTTTTCACACACCTCTGTATCAAGATAGCCAAGGTAGTATTGCATTCTTAAACACCGTCTCGTTGGTATGCCACTTCACATGTTCTACTCCAGGTATGGTGTACGTCTTGATACAGCCGCGCTTGTCCAGAGTCCGCAAACCAAAGGAATCCATTGCATAGACCTAGAAGATTGAAGACACACATCAGTAATGACCTTGTAACTCTTGAATACATCGTCTACTGTGATGGATGAGACATAAGATGATGTCTGACCAATGGAATATTTTTCAGGCAAGTGTATAACAAATGGTTCACAAAACACCTGcgacttaaccctttcaggcccaactttctgctaattctcttaaCTTACCAGAGCCTGAATCtctggtaacttaccagagctaCACCCATATATAGGGATTTAGGCCTGAAAGCCATAATAAAGATTCACTTGAAAGTATGATGTGTAAATTTTGACATGCaagatttaatttttaaaaaacaaaattttgttttgcatgcagGAACCTTTATTTCAAGTTTACAACCAGGTTgcattttatatgaaaattttgactttcaaaagtTGTTTACCTTCTGTTGCTTCATTGCAATGACTGCCTCGGAACTATTGTAGAATCCATATTGACTGAAAGTATAATGTGGAGGGAGGGAATTAAAAGAAGAAGCAACAATAATGTACAAGTAGAAAATAGAAATGTCATTTGCCAAAGATTTAAGGATAATTCAATTGTACAATATTGACATTGTGAGAACagtaacatgtacatgtaaacagtgTGAAAATAAAAACGTATTTCCTTGTTTGTGGATTGTTATTGATTCTGCTCAATAAAgagatgtaaaattttacaacagcaagGAGTAATATATATGTAGTATATTTGAGAGACAGCTCTATGTGGTGGATCAGAAAACTATATTGAAGAATTGGCCAGTCAGACTACCAGTCTAAGGGACAAAAATGTGCATGGAAGAAAAAGGCGTATGTTCAACAAGGTTTTCTTAAAATCACAGATTGTAAAATATGgtaatcaaataaataaaaatttgccTCACTAAGTTGATGTGTGCCCATATTcaggaaaatacaaatcaatttgTCAGCAGATCTCCAATGCACTACTGTTAGACAGGGATAAAAGTTATGTTTGATGTAGTGCATAGATATCCTTAAGGATAagcaaatttcaaatgttttaaataaGAAAA contains the following coding sequences:
- the LOC139114884 gene encoding toll-like receptor 2, which gives rise to MDFLKVVHFFLAACHISVLTKFSCGIPAWKVFNNTHVHYNAAWCPTLLGQDFFDTLPSSLTHLTIIDGGISIVTNSTFGKLSKLEELLIVSNKITDINSNAFCNQGHLKTLSLKKNANFLEAGTDCKHGHRLILSPQMLNGLSALITLDLSYFGLGNTALGKDVLEPLERLEELLLGGNCFTDVDEDAFDHLTNLKILNLSYSQIEQLKPNTFSKLSKLKELYLSPSRLKKIPNDALAVPNLEVLYLGGKFMGNIEFKGNFNNKSKLKEFAMNGCYPSSNSRTTNCVSLNITNTSYKNLRTGNFLFHQNRGLTHTGLKNLLSFPPECENLYLGRHDGLIGRVLSPAYFQASYERIRNIKTLTFMRLGIIGIDNDTFVNFTNLRVLILSHNQLVSALVAENAFGGLKELRKLDLSFNALTEVPNLNYFNTESCKLTKVNLIGNQFETLRKDPFKSLCNIESLYLSQNLVGDSSAVIFRNMTGLKDLELSGNRFFQLANLVDELSSLTNLVSLDLTGNELVEGQYKNTSSLSQLHQLKRLKLSDYGTDLRLLINVRSIEELHLVNPQGYDMVLSWKKYQLFFPNIHILHISGSRMSLDRDMLSSMPKLTNLELPNNRIDALDRDAFVVTCTSPSSPRGVMLVRDFDPSTLVCRSLTHVYLAVGLALFATLAAVIVAMGVYYRWHIKYAIFLIRCKVNGYTRIPEPEKDYDAFISFNSGDEQWVQHTLVPHLEENCNTQFKICVHYKDFIPGKAIIDNILDSIENSRKTVLVLSPNFVKSEWCHFEMQMAHHRLFEDRRDVVVLLSLEPIPDKDTQRLLRKLLLKRSYITWPKEVFLAFWYFYSSYRLCS